Below is a window of Pyrobaculum aerophilum str. IM2 DNA.
ATTAGCTCCTCGACGAGCTCCCTCGGCGTGTCGGGACTCCAAAGCACGTCGGGATCCTCCACCGCGGTCTTAAGCCAACTGCCCCACTTAAGCAAACTAAACGACGCGAGTTCCCTATCCTCTACAAGCCTCTGTACGAGTTTTTCCACATCCCACCCAAATTCATAGAGCTGGCCAAGTAGTTTGGGATTTCCCCCCGTTGTTTTCCACACATCGTCAAACGGAGGCTTTTCGCCGGGCAGTTGGTCGTACAGCTGTTTAAAGCCGTCGCGAGGCATGTTCCACATGGCGTCTAGATAGGCCCACCTGTGTCTGCCGATTTCGCGTCTAGACGCGCCCTCGCTTGTCGTTGCTATTGTTATCATTGCGTCGTAATCTCCAGGTGGGTATTCTATAAGGCCTAAAAGCCCCTTGACGTAAATAGCGGCTTTGTCCAAGCCAATTGCTGAAAACACGTCATCTGCCAGCACTGCCACTTTTCGCTTACGCCGTTTTATAAGCTCCTTGGCTAAGTCAATGGCTAGAGTGGCTAATTTGAGTTGGGCAATGTCTACGGCCTCAGCCGCGGCCTCCGCCAGTTTTTTCGCCACCTCCTTGACATCTGTATACGCCTCGAAATACCTGTGAAGCGCGTCTACGTATATGACGTGAAAGCAGAGCTCCCTAAGCAAAACTGCGCTTTGGCGAAGCCAAGCCGTTTTGCCACAGCCCTCCGGGCCGTACACCACGTGTACTACAGTCATTCCGCGTTCTGCCCACTCCTCCACTCGTCTCAATGCAAGATCGCGGTCGGCGAACTCTATTTGAAAATTGGCAAAACTCAATCTAATCTTCTTCATACTCTTAGGCTATGAACATGTTTATAGCCTTATAGGAGCTAAATGAAAGATGCGGCAACAGCATAGTTAGCTGGCTTTAATAGCCAGGGCAATATCAAGGCGAAACCGCTATGAGACTAGGGCAATTTAAAAGTTAAAAATGAGGGGGTGTTAAGGGGGACGAGCCGATAAACTTCATTAGAAAAAACGCCGAGGCCGTTTATATTTTCATCGCAAAATACAAGAGGTAGGGCTGGGTAGCGACGGCCGTGCAATTTTATGAAAAGCTTCGCTAATTATAGGCTACAGACGGCGCTCCCTTTAGCAGTTGGGAATACGCTCTTTCACGGCCCGCAGTCCGCCTCTTCCACCCACCCCCCCTGTTTTAACACGCCGTTTTCCATTCGGAAAGCCTCTTGGCAACATTTCAATACGTCGCCATGGTGTGTAGTTATGACGACCACTTTCTTCTCGGCGTATTTACGCAAAATTTCCATAACCCTCCCCCTCCAATTGCCGTGTAGGTTAGAGAGAGGCTCGTCTAGTAATAAGAGGTCTGCCTCTGATGAGAGAGCGGCTGCTATTACTAGCCTCTGCCTCTCGCCCCCGCTCAGCGATGAGATCCTCCTGGCCAGTAAATCAGAAGCTCCGAGCAGACTGGCGTATTTAACTGCCATTTCCACGTCGGCTTTTCCCACAGGCCTTTTCCCAAACCTCGACCTTCCGGCTAACACGATGTCTAACCCGCGGCTCTCCGGCGGGAGGTAGAAGTCGCCAACATACACCTTTGAGCTAATTCCGACGTAGTTGATATAGCCCGAATCTGGCTTATATATGGCGGCTAGTAGTTTGAGCAAAGTGGTCTTACCAGAGCCGTTGGGCCCCACGACGCACGTAACCCCCTCTTTAAACACCCCCTTAGCTCTGAGCTGGAAACTGCCCAGAGTCTTATACACGTCAAATTCAACGAATTTTTGCGCCGAAAAATCCACCTGGCCGCAGTGCTTCATGTCTATTTATTGCTCATTTGTGATTGCCGGTTTTGCGGTATTCCCCTTCTCCACTGATCTATGGCATCTTTCAGCGCCTTAAAGCGACGCAGGGCGTCTAGCTGGTCGGCTAGGAGACATACTTTGACCCTCTTCGCCTTTCCTGTCAGCGCCTTCAACACGGCGGCCTCCACATCGTTTTTGACTGTCGGCCATGCCGCTTCATAGTAGTACGTGACCGTTGTCTCACCTTTCTTTTTCTGTACCTTGCTCCAATACCACTCCACCTTCAGTTGCCTCCTCTCCCCTCCAGCCTCATACTCCGCGATTATGCGCAGGCGGCAACCCTCCCCGGCGCACTGGCTTACCGGCTGTCCGTTTTCCACAAATTCATACCTCAGATCTACAACGCGGGCAATTAAGTTGCCCTTGTCGTCGTATACCGCCAGCGGCAGATCTATTGCCCCCTCCTCTCTCGCCGGCGTCAGAACCTCTATCAGCTTGTTGACAGCGTTTTGGCCGTATCTGCGCCTTAACACGTCCTCCAATTCCCTTATAAAGCGTTCTGCCTCCAAGTCACCATTCAGCGCCATGCGCTGAATCTCCCTAAGGCCGTCGTAAGTGATGTAGATTGTATAAACTCCACCGCTTCTCACCGTGAAGTCCTTGCCCTCCTCCAGCCCTGCCCCCTTCAAGGCGTTTATGACGGCGTCTTTGTGCTCCGCCTTGACACTGATTATGCGCCATCTGTCGTAAACAGCGTAGTGCTCGCCCTCCTTCAGCCCGACCTGTGCCAAAGTCTCAACGGCCTTGGCGTATGCCTCTTTCGTAACGCGGATTTCGTAACGCCCAGCACCCACTGTATTAACAGTATAGTGCACGCCCTCCTTCAAACCCCTCGCCTTTAATGCGTCCACAGCGGTGTTTTTAGAGGCCTCGCTACGAGGTTGATGTCTTACTTCTATACCTTTGCTTTTATAAACAACCGAAAACTCTATTCCGGCGTATTTGACGGTGTTTGGCCCGGCCTCTATGTCCTTAACTAGCCGTTCATACCTATCCTTGTCAATCAGCCCCTTGCTGTACAGCTCGTCAACGAAGCTCTTCACCGCGTTAAGCCAACCGTTGTTGCGGATGGCGATTATGCCCTCGGTGGTGAGCCACACTATCCACCCATATCCGTGAGGTTTAACCTCAACCTCGCCTCCAAGTGCCCTGATGATAGAGGCCAGACGCTCGGCGTTTTCGCGAGAGCCGCTAAATACGGCTTGTAGCTTACTGCCAGTCCAGTACACGGTTATGTGCGCCGCCTCCTCGCCGCCTAACTTGAAGCGGATAACGGTCTTCGGCCACTGCCCGCTAGTGTCCAACGGCCCCCTCTCAACGGCGATGTTTCTGTAGACGTAGTTCTCTACCATTGCAATAATTTCATTTAGCTTTTTGAAAAAGTTTTCGTTCCTCACGTCATATGCCCAGTTAATGCCGAATTTCCTTTTAACCACCTCGCGGGTAACGACTTTAAACGCGTCGGCGAATTCCGCCAAGGCGTCCCTCAGCCCGTGCAACGTGGGTAGCTCTGGGACAAGCGCCTCCGGCAACCTTGGCAGAGTACGGGGAGTAATACGCAGTACCGCTAATTAGTGAGTACGCCCTGGGGAGGGCCTCTCTGTGGGAGGGGGAGTGGAGGGGAAAGCCCATATCGTGTTTCGTGACGGAGAAAAGGGCGGTGTGCAAGGTGGGCGACAAGACGGCCGCGTTTTATGTATTTGACACACCCCACGGCGTATACCTAAAGCCAGAGATAAAGCTTGTGGACTACTGGATAAAAGTGGCCCCCAGAGGCGATGGCAGTTAAGGCGGTGTTTATGCCAAGAAGAGTTATCCCGATAATGATCACCGGCCGTATCTCCAAAAAATGGCGATAGCAAAAGGAACTCCAATAATCGACAAGACAATGCCCGATGGGACGTCCCTGGGAAGGAGCGCCCTCGCGGCTAAATCCGCCAACAGCGCCAGTAAAATTCCAAAGAGGGCGGTGTGGCCGAGTACTCTGTCAAATCTGTGACTCCCCACAGCCCACCTCGCCAAGTGTGGCGCCATGAGTCCAATAAACCCCACAGGCCCTACTAAAGACACCACAAGCCCGGTAAAAATAGCAGATAGCCCCGTGATTAGCAAATTCACCCTCTTGATGGGCACTCCCAGCCCCTGCGCTGCCTCTTCGCCGTGTATATACGCCGAGACCCATCTCGAATACCCCCACGCCGTTATTAACAACGGGAGCAACAACGCCGCTGCGGCGTATCCCAACAGCCCAGGGGGGTAGGCGGAGAACGCGCCTTGGAGCGATAAGTACACATACCCCAGCTCGTCTGGCGGGAGTAAAAGGAGTACTAATTGCAATACTGAGTGGGACATAAAGGCGAGTAAGACGCCGGCAATTACAACTGTCGAAATAGTTGCCCGAGCCGCTAGGGCGAGGAGGAGGGCAGAGGCGGCCGCGGCCCCAAGCAATGCGCCGCCCACATAGCCAATATACTCAACGCCTAAAAACCTCCACGCCAAGTAAAAAGACAGCGCAGTTAGAGCTGAAACTCCGCTGATGCCGAGCACGTAGGGATCAGCGAGGGGGTTGCGCGTTGCTGTTTGCAACAACAAGCCGGCAATTGAAAGGGAAACGCCGGCGAAAACAGCCCCTAACACTCTGGGCAGTCTAACCGCCTCGACGACATGCCAATCCAAGCCCGCAGGGCCCCACAGTAGGCTGAGAAAAATAAGCGCTATTACGCCGGCTGTTAAAACGGCAATCACTTCAGCTTTACAAATAAGGTAAAGTTGCCAGGAGGCGCCGCCTCGGGGTGGATAATCCACACTAGCTCCTCCAGCAACTTTTCGGGATATGCGTTTGACAGCTGGTAAAACGCTGGGCTGTAGGCGTATACACGGCCTAAGATCACAGGCC
It encodes the following:
- a CDS encoding ATP-binding protein gives rise to the protein MKKIRLSFANFQIEFADRDLALRRVEEWAERGMTVVHVVYGPEGCGKTAWLRQSAVLLRELCFHVIYVDALHRYFEAYTDVKEVAKKLAEAAAEAVDIAQLKLATLAIDLAKELIKRRKRKVAVLADDVFSAIGLDKAAIYVKGLLGLIEYPPGDYDAMITIATTSEGASRREIGRHRWAYLDAMWNMPRDGFKQLYDQLPGEKPPFDDVWKTTGGNPKLLGQLYEFGWDVEKLVQRLVEDRELASFSLLKWGSWLKTAVEDPDVLWSPDTPRELVEELIRKNLIIYNLHSRDPYFWIDVPPPEKDLGLCIGKHVAWQTPLHKEAVKRVLTQHD
- a CDS encoding FecCD family ABC transporter permease, which codes for MIAVLTAGVIALIFLSLLWGPAGLDWHVVEAVRLPRVLGAVFAGVSLSIAGLLLQTATRNPLADPYVLGISGVSALTALSFYLAWRFLGVEYIGYVGGALLGAAAASALLLALAARATISTVVIAGVLLAFMSHSVLQLVLLLLPPDELGYVYLSLQGAFSAYPPGLLGYAAAALLLPLLITAWGYSRWVSAYIHGEEAAQGLGVPIKRVNLLITGLSAIFTGLVVSLVGPVGFIGLMAPHLARWAVGSHRFDRVLGHTALFGILLALLADLAARALLPRDVPSGIVLSIIGVPFAIAIFWRYGR
- a CDS encoding ATP-binding cassette domain-containing protein, which encodes MDFSAQKFVEFDVYKTLGSFQLRAKGVFKEGVTCVVGPNGSGKTTLLKLLAAIYKPDSGYINYVGISSKVYVGDFYLPPESRGLDIVLAGRSRFGKRPVGKADVEMAVKYASLLGASDLLARRISSLSGGERQRLVIAAALSSEADLLLLDEPLSNLHGNWRGRVMEILRKYAEKKVVVITTHHGDVLKCCQEAFRMENGVLKQGGWVEEADCGP
- a CDS encoding PaRep2a protein — its product is MWEGEWRGKPISCFVTEKRAVCKVGDKTAAFYVFDTPHGVYLKPEIKLVDYWIKVAPRGDGS